One Leopardus geoffroyi isolate Oge1 chromosome C1, O.geoffroyi_Oge1_pat1.0, whole genome shotgun sequence DNA segment encodes these proteins:
- the ASNSD1 gene encoding asparagine synthetase domain-containing protein 1, producing MCGICCSVSFSVEHFSKDLKGDLLYNLNRRGPNSSKQLLKSDVSYQCLFSGHVLHLRGVLTAQPVEDERGNVFLWNGEVFSGIKVEAEENDTQVMFNYLSSCKTESDILSLFSEVQGPWSFIYYQASSHHLWFGRDFFGRRSLLWHFSNLGKSFCLSSVGAQTSGVANQWQEVPASGIFRIDLKSPSISESVVLKLYPWKCISRENVIKECVNSLTQISANLPTFVSVVANEAKLYLKEPVVPLNMTLPQAPFEIHCSNIASVPPTRETLQVFLTDGHMKEVVQQFIDVLSIAVKRRVLCLPRGENLTQSEVLKSCDRKANVAILFSGGIDSMVIAALADHHVPLDEPIDLLNVAFMTKEKTILTGFNKKRKKQKNHCEMPSEESSKNAAAAAAAAGNDDDSSDKQFSVPDRISGRVGLKELQAANPSRTWNFVEINVSLEELQELRRTRICHLVQPLDTVLDDSIGCAVWFASRGIGWLVTQDEAKSYQSSAKVVLTGIGADEQLAGYSRHRVRFQTHGMEGLNKEIEMELGRISSRNLGRDDRVIGDHGKEARFPFLDENVVSFLNSLPVWEKANLTLPRGIGEKLILRLAAVELGLTTSPLLPKRAMQFGSRIAKMEKNNEKASDKCERLQVISLENLSIEKEIKT from the exons ATGTGTGGCATTTGCTGTTCTGTAAGCTTTTCTGTTGAGCATTTCAGCAAAGATTTGAAAGGGGATTTACTGTATAATCTTAACCGACGGGGACCCAACAGTAGTAAACAGTTGTTAAAGTCTGATGTTAGCTACCAGTGTTTATTTTCTGGTCATGTCCTTCACTTAAGAGGTGTTTTGACTGCCCAGCCTGTGGAAGATGAAAGAGGCAATGTGTTCCTGTGGAATGGAGAAGTCTTTAGTGGCATAAAGGTTGAAGCTGAAGAAAATGATACCCAAGTAATGTTTAATTATCTTTCCTCTTGTAAGACTGAATCTGATATTTTGTCACTCTTCTCAGAAGTCCAGGGTCCTTGGTCTTTTATATATTACCAAGCATCTAGTCATCATTTATGGTTTGGTAGGGATTTTTTTGGTCGCCGTAGCTTGCTTTGGCATTTTAGTAATTTGGGCAAGAGTTTCTGCCTCTCTTCAGTTGGTGCCCAAACATCTGGAGTGGCCAACCAGTGGCAAGAAGTTCCAGCATCTGGAATTTTTAGAATTGATCTCAAGTCTCCTTCCATTTCTGAATCTGTGGTTTTAAAATTGTACCCTTGGAAATGTATTTCTAGGGAGAATGTTATCAAAGAATGTGTTAATAGCCTGACTCAAATTTCAGCAAACTTGCCAACATTTGTATCAGTGGTAGCAAATGAAGCCAAACTCTATCTTAAAGAACCTGTTGTTCCTTTAAATATGACATTGCCACAAGCTCCATTTGAGATTCATTGCAGTAACATTGCTAGTGTCCCACCTACCAGGGAAACGCTTCAGGTCTTTCTTACTGATGGACACATGAAGGAAGTAGTTCAGCAGTTCATTGATGTGCTGAGTATCGCAGTGAAGAGACGTGTCTTATGTTTACCTAGGGGTGAAAACCTGACACAAAGTGAGGTTTTGAAAAGTTGTGATAGGAAAGCAAATGTTGCAATCCTGTTTTCTGGGGGTATTGATTCCATGGTTATTGCGGCCCTTGCTGACCATCATGTACCTTTAGATGAACCCATTGACCTTCTTAATGTGGCATTCATGACTAAAGAAAAGACCATACTAACTGGTTttaacaaaaagaggaaaaaacagaaaaatcattgtGAAATGCCTTCTGAAGAATCCTCTaaaaatgctgctgctgctgctgctgctgctggtaaCGATGATGATAGTTCTGATAAACAATTCAGTGTACCAGATCGTATCTCAGGAAGAGTGGGACTGAAGGAACTACAGGCTGCTAACCCTTCCCGGACTTGGAATTTTGTTGAAATTAATGTTTCTCTGGAAGAACTGCAAGAATTAAGAAGAACTCGAATATGCCACTTGGTTCAGCCCTTGGATACAGTGTTGGACGATAGCATTGGCTGTGCAGTCTGGTTTGCTTCTAGAGGAATTGGTTGGTTAGTGACCCAGGACGAAGCAAAATCATATCAGAGCAGCGCAAAG GTGGTTCTTACTGGAATCGGTGCTGATGAGCAACTTGCAGGTTATTCTCGTCACCGTGTCCGCTTTCAGACCCATGGAATGGAAGGATTAAATAAGGAAATCGAGATGGAACTGGGTCGAATTTCCTCTAGAAATCTTGGTCGTGATGACAGAGTTATTGGTGATCATGGAAAAGAAGCAAG atttcctTTCCTGGATGAAAATGTCGTCTCCTTTCTAAATTCCCTACCAGTTTGGGAGAAGGCAAACTTGACTTTGCCCCGTGGAATTGGTGAAAAACTAATTTTGCGTCTTGCAGCAGTGGAACTTGGCTTAACAACCTCTCCTCTTCTGCCGAAACGGGCCATGCAGTTTGGATCCAGAAttgcaaaaatggaaaagaataacgAAAAGGCATCTGATAAATGTGAAAGGCTCCAGGTCATTTCCTTAGAAAACCTTTCTATTGAAAAGGAGattaaaacataa